One genomic window of Arachis stenosperma cultivar V10309 chromosome 10, arast.V10309.gnm1.PFL2, whole genome shotgun sequence includes the following:
- the LOC130957367 gene encoding uncharacterized protein LOC130957367, whose product MVHPPSTKGHKLVLVDYFTKWVEAMSMKEVIQAKIIDFIEELIIHRFVIPPTVTTGQETMFTGQQVEGYTESKGIKLIHSTPYYAQVNGQVDVVNKTLIKLIKEHIGRQSQNWHNTLSQVWAYRCSSREATGLTPYKLVYGHKAVLPLKINLQTVRVTKQNDLPVE is encoded by the coding sequence ATGGTTCATCCCCCTTCAACTAAGGGGCATAAACTCGTTTTAGTCGATTACTTTACTAAGTGGGTGGAAGCTATGTCCATGAAAGAGGTTATACAAGCCaaaataattgattttattgagGAATTGATTATTCACAGATTTGTTATCCCTCCAACTGTAACTACAGGCCAAGAAACTATGTTCACAGGTCAACAAGTCGAAGGATATACTGAGTCGAAAGGAATTAAATTGATACATTCAACCCCATATTATGCACAAGTAAATGGCCAAGTTGATGTTGTTAATAAAACTTTAATTAAGTTGATTAAGGAACATATAGGGAGGCAGTCTCAAAATTGGCATAATACTTTGAGTCAAGTATGGGCTTATAGGTGTTCCTCTCGAGAAGCCACAGGGTTGACTCCCTATAAGCTGGTATATGGTCATAAAGCAGTATTGCCACTTAAAATAAATTTGCAAACAGTTAGAGTGACGAAGCAAAATGATTTACCTGTCGAATAA